In one Bacteroidota bacterium genomic region, the following are encoded:
- the mnmA gene encoding tRNA 2-thiouridine(34) synthase MnmA, protein MSKHGKVLVAMSGGIDSSVAAMMLHEQGYEVVGITMKTWDYETSGGSKRETGCCSLDSINDARAIAVNFGFPHYILDIRGEFGDHIINNFVEEYLAGRTPNPCVLCNTHIKWEALLKRADMLDCEFIATGHYAQLRDENERRVIYKGVDENKDQTYVLWGLSQESLKRTFFPLGGYKKPEIKQMAKDAGFIDLANKSESYDICFVPNNDYRSFLKHRLPDLEAKVEGGNYVYKGKTVGKHRGYPFYTIGQRKGLDIALGDPVFVKEIIPETNTIVLGDKNDLEEMQLMVRDFNLIKYASLPDDFVGLTKIRYKDAGTLATINTSGDKLDVVFHAPVTGVAPGQSAVIYEGNDLVGGGFIDRKKYI, encoded by the coding sequence ATGAGCAAACACGGAAAAGTATTGGTAGCGATGAGCGGTGGAATTGATAGTTCCGTTGCGGCCATGATGTTGCATGAACAAGGTTATGAAGTGGTAGGTATTACCATGAAAACCTGGGATTATGAAACATCGGGAGGCAGTAAGCGTGAAACCGGTTGTTGTAGTTTAGATAGCATCAACGACGCGCGTGCTATTGCCGTGAATTTCGGTTTTCCGCATTATATTTTAGATATCAGAGGAGAATTTGGTGATCACATCATCAATAATTTTGTGGAGGAATACTTAGCGGGACGAACACCTAATCCTTGTGTATTATGTAACACCCATATTAAGTGGGAAGCATTACTCAAGCGTGCCGATATGTTAGATTGTGAATTTATCGCTACCGGACATTACGCGCAATTACGTGATGAAAATGAACGTCGCGTTATTTATAAAGGCGTGGATGAAAACAAAGATCAAACCTATGTGTTGTGGGGATTGTCACAAGAGAGTTTAAAACGTACTTTTTTCCCATTGGGAGGGTACAAAAAACCGGAGATAAAACAAATGGCAAAAGACGCGGGTTTTATCGACTTAGCGAATAAAAGCGAGAGCTACGATATTTGTTTTGTACCGAATAACGATTACCGTTCTTTCTTAAAACATCGTTTGCCGGATTTAGAGGCCAAAGTGGAAGGTGGTAACTATGTGTACAAGGGGAAGACCGTTGGAAAGCACAGAGGTTATCCTTTTTATACCATTGGTCAACGTAAAGGCTTAGACATTGCTTTGGGTGATCCTGTTTTTGTGAAGGAAATTATTCCGGAAACAAACACGATTGTGTTAGGCGATAAAAATGATTTGGAAGAAATGCAGCTAATGGTGCGTGACTTTAATCTTATTAAGTACGCTTCCTTGCCGGATGATTTTGTGGGATTAACAAAGATCCGTTATAAAGACGCGGGCACATTAGCTACCATTAATACAAGTGGCGATAAATTAGATGTGGTGTTTCATGCGCCGGTTACAGGTGTAGCACCCGGACAAAGCGCGGTGATTTACGAAGGAAATGATTTAGTGGGTGGTGGATTTATAGATAGGAAGAAATACATTTAA
- a CDS encoding toxin-antitoxin system YwqK family antitoxin: MKKLLTLSLLIFVGSLVAQTTDAQGRKQGYWKKMDEKTQKLIYEGMFKDDKPQGVFKYYYPLMDSVRALVDYKKDGKYAYAKLFHPNGKLMAKGKYLGESIKDSVWTYYDDLGVMMSKENYKNGKKEGKQFVYLPNGKTAEERNFKDGVEHGAFKQYYDGVKLKADGNFINGKQEGKMTYFYPNGIAAATGFYKNGMRNGPWIYKDKEGKVTEKELYEYGQIADKKTTDAFFDKNKVKDTPAPKSGEQKPANKKK, from the coding sequence ATGAAAAAACTACTCACCTTATCACTGTTAATTTTTGTCGGCTCGCTAGTGGCACAAACCACCGATGCGCAAGGCCGTAAACAAGGCTATTGGAAAAAAATGGATGAGAAAACGCAGAAGTTGATTTATGAAGGGATGTTTAAGGATGATAAGCCGCAAGGAGTTTTTAAATACTATTACCCTTTAATGGACAGCGTTCGCGCCTTGGTGGATTATAAGAAAGATGGTAAATACGCGTATGCTAAATTATTTCACCCTAACGGAAAATTAATGGCCAAGGGAAAATATTTAGGCGAAAGCATTAAAGATTCCGTTTGGACATATTATGATGATTTGGGTGTCATGATGTCGAAAGAGAATTATAAGAATGGAAAGAAGGAGGGAAAGCAATTTGTCTATTTACCTAACGGAAAAACAGCAGAGGAAAGAAATTTTAAGGATGGAGTGGAGCATGGCGCTTTTAAGCAATATTACGATGGTGTAAAATTAAAAGCCGACGGTAATTTTATAAATGGAAAGCAAGAAGGAAAGATGACGTATTTCTATCCTAACGGCATAGCGGCAGCTACCGGGTTTTATAAGAACGGTATGCGTAATGGTCCGTGGATTTATAAGGACAAAGAAGGAAAAGTGACAGAGAAAGAATTGTATGAATATGGTCAGATAGCGGATAAGAAAACTACAGACGCGTTTTTTGATAAGAACAAAGTAAAGGATACTCCAGCTCCTAAATCTGGCGAACAAAAACCGGCAAACAAGAAGAAATAA